From the Gallaecimonas mangrovi genome, one window contains:
- a CDS encoding antibiotic biosynthesis monooxygenase family protein, with translation MASLAATPKPPYYAVIFTSLRSDADDGYGDMADKMLELAQNQPGFLGVESAREGLGITVSYWQNLEAIANWKHHVEHVAAQKLGREKWYSAFKTRIAKVERDYAFEQ, from the coding sequence ATGGCTAGCCTAGCCGCAACCCCAAAACCGCCTTATTACGCCGTGATTTTTACGTCGCTGCGCAGTGATGCGGATGACGGCTACGGCGATATGGCTGACAAAATGCTTGAGCTTGCCCAAAACCAGCCGGGTTTTTTAGGTGTAGAGTCGGCAAGGGAAGGACTTGGTATTACGGTGTCTTATTGGCAAAACCTTGAAGCGATTGCCAACTGGAAACACCATGTTGAACATGTCGCCGCGCAAAAGCTTGGCCGTGAAAAATGGTACAGCGCTTTTAAAACCCGCATTGCTAAGGTGGAAAGGGATTACGCATTCGAACAATAA
- the metG gene encoding methionine--tRNA ligase, which produces MANSRRILVTSALPYANGPIHLGHMLEYIQTDIWVRFQKLRGNETYYVCADDAHGTPIMLKAREQGITPEEMIAKTNVEHQADFAGFHIGFDQYHSTHSEENRELSAMIYNRLNDGGYIKTETISQLFDPKEQMFLPDRFVKGTCPKCGAEDQNGDNCEVCGATYQPTDLKDPKSVVSGATPELKDSVHYFFDLPAFSDMLKGWITSGSLQEEMANKLKEWFEQGLARWDISRDAPYFGFEIPGAPGKFFYVWLDAPIGYLASFKALCAKTGLNFDEFWKADSDAEVYHFIGKDIIYFHSLFWPAMLEGANLRKPTNVFAHGYVTVNGAKMSKSRGTFIKARTYLDHLDPEYLRYYYAAKLSNRIDDLDLSLEDFTQRVNSDLVGKLVNIASRTAGFITKRFDGKLAENINTALFDEFVAKGDDIAKAFEGREFGRAVRDIMALADKANVYIADTAPWVLVKNDDTLAQAHEVCTLSLNLFRVLVTYLKPVLPELAKKVEAFLDVELHWHNRGELLTGCAINPFKAMMSRIEPAKVEAMVESSKESMAKKVTGPLADDPISPEIAYDDFAKVDLRIVRIAKAEHVKGADKLLRLELDLDGETRQVFAGIKSAYDPAELEGKLTVMVANLAPRKMKFGMSEGMVLAAGPGGKDLWVLSPDDGAKPGMRVK; this is translated from the coding sequence ATGGCTAATTCGCGCCGCATTCTGGTTACCAGCGCCCTGCCCTATGCCAATGGTCCTATCCACTTGGGCCATATGCTGGAATATATCCAGACCGATATTTGGGTCCGTTTTCAAAAACTGCGTGGCAATGAAACCTATTACGTCTGCGCAGACGACGCTCACGGCACCCCAATCATGCTTAAAGCGCGCGAACAAGGTATTACGCCGGAAGAAATGATCGCCAAAACCAATGTGGAGCACCAGGCCGATTTTGCCGGTTTCCATATCGGTTTTGACCAGTACCACAGCACCCACAGTGAAGAGAACCGTGAGCTGTCGGCGATGATCTACAACCGTCTCAATGACGGCGGTTACATCAAAACCGAAACCATCTCGCAGTTGTTTGACCCCAAAGAACAGATGTTCCTGCCAGACCGCTTTGTGAAAGGCACCTGCCCCAAGTGTGGCGCTGAAGATCAAAACGGTGATAACTGCGAAGTTTGTGGCGCTACCTATCAGCCAACCGATCTGAAAGATCCCAAGTCGGTGGTGTCGGGTGCTACCCCTGAGCTTAAAGACTCAGTGCATTACTTTTTCGACCTGCCCGCCTTTAGTGACATGCTAAAGGGCTGGATCACTTCCGGCTCCTTGCAAGAAGAAATGGCCAACAAGCTTAAAGAATGGTTTGAGCAGGGTCTTGCCCGCTGGGACATCTCCCGCGACGCGCCTTATTTTGGTTTTGAAATTCCCGGTGCGCCTGGCAAGTTCTTTTATGTCTGGCTGGACGCTCCTATTGGTTACCTAGCGTCTTTTAAAGCGCTTTGCGCCAAAACCGGCCTTAACTTTGATGAATTTTGGAAAGCAGACTCTGACGCCGAGGTGTATCACTTCATCGGTAAAGACATCATCTACTTTCACAGCCTGTTCTGGCCAGCCATGCTGGAAGGCGCCAATCTTCGCAAGCCCACCAACGTCTTTGCCCACGGTTATGTCACCGTTAACGGCGCCAAGATGTCAAAATCCCGCGGCACCTTTATTAAGGCCCGCACCTATCTGGATCATTTAGATCCGGAATACCTGCGTTATTACTACGCCGCCAAGTTGTCTAACCGTATCGACGATTTGGATTTGAGCCTGGAAGATTTCACCCAACGGGTAAATTCAGACCTGGTCGGCAAGTTGGTGAACATTGCCTCCCGTACCGCCGGTTTTATCACCAAACGCTTCGATGGCAAGCTGGCAGAAAACATTAATACTGCCTTGTTCGATGAGTTTGTGGCCAAAGGCGACGATATTGCCAAGGCCTTTGAGGGCCGCGAATTTGGCCGCGCCGTGCGCGACATCATGGCGCTGGCCGACAAAGCCAACGTCTATATTGCCGACACAGCCCCTTGGGTACTGGTGAAAAACGACGACACCCTGGCCCAGGCACATGAAGTGTGTACCTTAAGCCTGAATTTGTTCCGAGTATTGGTGACCTACCTCAAACCGGTACTGCCGGAACTGGCGAAAAAGGTTGAGGCCTTCCTGGATGTGGAACTGCACTGGCACAACCGCGGCGAACTGTTAACCGGCTGCGCCATTAACCCCTTTAAAGCGATGATGAGCCGCATTGAGCCTGCCAAGGTTGAAGCAATGGTGGAATCCTCGAAAGAAAGCATGGCCAAAAAAGTGACTGGGCCTTTGGCTGATGACCCCATCAGCCCCGAAATTGCTTATGACGATTTTGCCAAAGTCGACCTGCGCATTGTCCGCATTGCCAAAGCCGAGCACGTTAAAGGTGCTGATAAGCTGCTGCGCTTAGAGCTCGATTTAGACGGTGAAACCCGGCAGGTTTTTGCGGGCATCAAGTCGGCTTACGATCCGGCAGAACTAGAAGGTAAGCTTACGGTAATGGTTGCCAACCTTGCGCCCCGTAAAATGAAGTTTGGTATGAGCGAAGGCATGGTGCTGGCCGCCGGCCCCGGCGGCAAAGACTTGTGGGTGCTCAGCCCCGACGACGGCGCCAAACCCGGTATGCGGGTAAAATAA